A single window of Ignavibacteriota bacterium DNA harbors:
- a CDS encoding site-specific DNA-methyltransferase translates to MKNFPLPRIDKDPVLKNYLQKYCRIQNGEIWNDSLFKHKVGCFDAADENSILNFTEDNKFQLAVHDPPYNMIAFETFDSNTFVNWCKQWIDISNKILSENSSLYIWLGADQKNHFEPFAEFILMMKNSGFDSKSFITMRNQRGYGTQKNWMSVRQELLYYVKGNPIFNIDKVYTDIPKAVKGYYKEINGNVTENLERSKSDKIRAGNVWIDVQQVFYLREENVNGCFVQKPLKAYERIIEVSSQENDNVIDFFAHSGTTVLAAEKLNRRSFSVDIDPIYCEITIRRLERFRKTGKLGWQNSNPFENEILSNTELKEYLIEKYNLEFKE, encoded by the coding sequence ATGAAAAATTTTCCTCTTCCAAGAATTGATAAAGATCCGGTCTTAAAAAATTATCTCCAAAAATATTGCCGAATTCAAAACGGTGAAATATGGAATGATTCTTTATTTAAGCATAAAGTCGGTTGTTTCGACGCAGCCGATGAAAATTCAATTTTAAATTTTACCGAAGATAATAAATTTCAGCTCGCGGTTCACGATCCGCCTTATAATATGATTGCATTTGAAACTTTTGATTCAAATACATTTGTTAATTGGTGCAAACAATGGATCGATATTTCAAACAAAATATTAAGTGAAAATTCCTCGCTTTACATTTGGCTTGGCGCCGATCAGAAAAATCATTTTGAACCATTTGCGGAATTTATTTTGATGATGAAAAATTCCGGATTTGATTCAAAAAGTTTTATTACAATGCGGAATCAAAGAGGCTATGGAACCCAAAAAAATTGGATGTCAGTTAGACAAGAACTTTTATATTACGTAAAAGGGAATCCCATTTTTAATATTGATAAAGTTTATACCGATATTCCTAAAGCGGTTAAAGGCTACTATAAAGAAATAAATGGAAATGTTACGGAAAATTTAGAACGCAGCAAATCGGATAAAATCCGTGCAGGCAATGTATGGATTGATGTGCAACAAGTATTTTACTTGCGTGAAGAAAATGTAAACGGATGTTTTGTCCAAAAACCTTTGAAAGCATATGAAAGAATAATTGAAGTTTCTAGTCAGGAAAATGATAATGTAATTGATTTTTTTGCGCATTCCGGTACAACTGTTTTAGCCGCCGAAAAGTTAAACAGAAGGTCATTTTCTGTTGATATAGATCCAATTTATTGTGAAATTACGATAAGGAGATTGGAAAGATTTAGAAAGACTGGTAAATTAGGATGGCAGAATTCAAATCCTTTTGAAAATGAAATTTTATCAAATACCGAATTAAAAGAATATTTAATTGAAAAATATAATTTAGAATTTAAAGAATAA
- a CDS encoding TIGR00282 family metallophosphoesterase, translated as MDLNILFIGDVVGKPGMDITTMWLPSLIKKYKADLVIVNAENASDGKGCTETEGKILFNLGAHVLTGGNHTWDKHQSQEYLKTDKRVLRPLNYPKGTYGNGYIIVETKKGKAAVVNLQGRTFMSTIDCPFRSSEWILSKIAQETKVIFIDFHAEATAEKLALANYIDGKASVFVGTHTHIQTADERIFPKGLGYITDSGMTGPYDSVIGMKTEAAINRFILQTPQKYQTATDNNHLCGVFTKVDMDTGKTVEIERILIPEFETKSSRE; from the coding sequence ATGGATTTAAATATTTTATTTATTGGCGATGTTGTTGGAAAACCGGGAATGGATATTACAACAATGTGGCTTCCAAGCTTAATCAAAAAGTATAAAGCCGATCTTGTTATAGTTAACGCCGAAAACGCGTCTGATGGAAAAGGCTGTACGGAAACTGAAGGAAAAATACTTTTTAATTTAGGAGCTCATGTTTTAACCGGCGGTAATCATACATGGGATAAACACCAATCGCAAGAATATTTGAAAACTGATAAAAGAGTGCTTCGCCCTTTGAATTATCCCAAAGGGACATATGGAAACGGTTATATTATTGTAGAAACTAAAAAAGGCAAAGCAGCAGTTGTAAATCTTCAAGGCAGAACGTTCATGTCAACAATTGATTGTCCATTCAGATCATCGGAATGGATTTTGTCGAAAATTGCCCAAGAGACCAAAGTTATTTTCATAGATTTTCACGCGGAAGCAACGGCGGAAAAATTAGCTCTTGCAAATTATATTGATGGAAAAGCCAGCGTGTTTGTAGGCACGCATACTCATATTCAAACAGCCGATGAAAGAATTTTTCCTAAAGGTTTGGGTTATATTACAGATTCAGGTATGACAGGCCCTTACGACTCGGTAATTGGTATGAAAACCGAAGCCGCAATAAATAGATTTATTTTGCAAACGCCTCAAAAATATCAAACCGCAACAGATAATAATCATCTATGCGGAGTTTTTACAAAAGTAGATATGGATACAGGAAAAACCGTAGAAATTGAAAGAATTTTAATTCCAGAATTTGAAACAAAATCCTCAAGGGAATGA
- a CDS encoding GIY-YIG nuclease family protein: MNQKEKNFSEAVYSVIDFETTGTSPPRSRAIEIGIVRIENGKITDSYHSLINPGQYLPPFITSLTGITNEDLIEAPAFENICQNVKDFIDGSILVGHNLPFDFAFLKSEFEMADIQLPKLDQICTLKISRKIFPELKSKSLGSMISHFNIIHKNAHRALGDATATAKLFLKLIEKLKDDYNYENISDLLDFQVNQQISKSFRLVKKKLVGDLASLPDSPGVYFFKDAKENIIYIGKAKSLKSRVKNYFSSSAPRKTRKIVRKANRLGFQKTNSELNALVLEAELIKLHKPPLNTLLKKFSQNYFLRINLNHDFPDIKVETDFDFDGNDYFGPYSNRVTANSLREIVDKTFTLRECTDKELNKNKKCYLLDIKRCSAPCISEVNSTEYKIELENVYEFLSGKNQNAVNRLLNKMKDFSEKKKYEEAAEMRDTVNLILNQLTRTSILAEPINKVNALIEIKDSEFNDYILFLEGRVYIKDYFLKDQDFFDAALDDYYDNTFQLLSGMEERDLEKIKISLSWLVKNRNKIKVHYLKDYNTKENLFRNMKFPAFINK, from the coding sequence ATGAATCAAAAAGAAAAAAATTTTTCCGAAGCCGTTTATTCAGTAATCGATTTTGAAACCACGGGAACTTCTCCTCCTAGAAGCCGTGCGATTGAAATTGGAATTGTACGAATTGAAAATGGGAAAATTACGGATAGCTACCATTCATTGATTAACCCAGGGCAATATTTGCCTCCGTTTATTACTTCCTTAACGGGAATAACAAACGAAGATCTAATTGAGGCGCCTGCATTTGAGAATATTTGCCAAAATGTTAAGGATTTTATTGATGGTTCAATTTTGGTCGGACATAATCTGCCGTTTGATTTTGCGTTTCTAAAATCTGAGTTTGAAATGGCCGATATTCAGCTTCCTAAGTTAGATCAAATTTGCACTTTGAAAATTTCTCGGAAAATATTTCCTGAATTGAAAAGCAAATCACTCGGAAGTATGATTTCACATTTTAATATTATTCATAAAAACGCACACAGAGCTTTGGGAGACGCAACCGCAACCGCAAAACTTTTTCTAAAACTTATAGAAAAACTAAAGGATGATTATAATTACGAAAACATTTCCGATCTTTTGGATTTTCAAGTCAATCAGCAAATTTCAAAAAGTTTCAGATTGGTCAAGAAAAAGTTAGTCGGCGATTTGGCAAGTTTACCGGATTCTCCTGGTGTATACTTTTTTAAAGACGCAAAAGAAAACATAATTTATATTGGGAAAGCGAAATCACTTAAAAGTAGAGTTAAAAATTACTTTTCAAGTTCGGCGCCAAGAAAAACACGAAAAATAGTTAGAAAGGCAAATCGACTTGGATTTCAAAAAACAAACTCTGAATTAAACGCGTTGGTTTTGGAAGCAGAATTAATTAAACTGCATAAGCCGCCTTTAAATACGTTACTTAAAAAATTTTCTCAAAATTATTTTTTAAGAATTAATCTCAATCATGATTTTCCGGATATTAAAGTTGAAACGGATTTTGACTTTGACGGGAATGATTATTTTGGACCTTATTCAAATAGAGTAACCGCAAATTCTTTGCGTGAAATTGTTGATAAGACTTTTACACTAAGAGAATGCACCGACAAAGAATTAAATAAAAACAAAAAATGTTATTTGCTGGATATTAAAAGATGTTCTGCGCCTTGTATTTCTGAAGTCAATTCTACTGAATACAAAATTGAGCTTGAAAATGTTTACGAATTTTTATCGGGGAAAAACCAAAATGCCGTAAACAGACTGTTAAATAAAATGAAGGATTTTTCAGAAAAGAAAAAGTATGAAGAAGCTGCCGAAATGCGAGATACGGTGAATTTAATTCTTAATCAGTTGACAAGAACTTCTATACTTGCTGAACCAATAAATAAAGTTAACGCTCTTATAGAAATTAAAGATTCGGAATTCAATGATTACATTTTATTTTTGGAAGGTAGAGTTTATATCAAAGATTACTTTTTAAAGGATCAAGATTTTTTTGATGCCGCTCTTGATGATTATTATGACAATACTTTTCAGCTTTTATCCGGAATGGAAGAAAGAGATCTCGAAAAAATAAAAATTTCTTTGAGCTGGCTTGTTAAAAACAGAAATAAGATCAAAGTGCATTATCTAAAAGATTATAACACCAAGGAAAATCTTTTCAGAAATATGAAATTTCCAGCTTTCATTAACAAATAA
- the htpG gene encoding molecular chaperone HtpG, giving the protein MPETQVNETLEFKAEVKQLLDILVHSLYTHKEIFLRELISNASDAMDKLRFESNKGTEITDSGLDLEINISANKDKKIITISDSGIGMTHDEIIQNIGTIAKSGTSDFLKVLKENKEDSSNIIGRFGIGFYSVFMVAKEVVIKTKSYKKDSPAMKWVSDGLGTYSISELGEPIKRGTIIEVHLKDEMDEFLEKYRLESVVKKHSSFIGYPIKVENERVNTVSALWREPKSNIKPEQYAEFYKFLTYDQDEPLTTIHRTVDAPIQFTSLLFIPKRNMDIWGYNREEYGLDLYVRRVLIQHQNKDLLPEYLNFVKGVVDSEDLPLNISRETLQENIIFTKIAGSVTTQILSHLQTLSEKEEDKFKTFWKEHGKTFKMGYMDFPNHEKFGRLLRFNTSKSKDAEELFSFDQYVERMKNDQKEIYYLTGNSRESIILDPQLEIFKTKGIEVLYLYDPMDEFVMDSLRKYKDFDLKSTEQADVKKLNKFENVEENKKDKVDELSKDDKKHFSSLLKKMKDILGDRVKDVTESDRLSGSPIVLVNPEGGMTSTMQKLMNITGKTSTVPQKVMEVNKDHKLIRNLLKVFKANDNDVYITTVVEQLYESSLLLEGFLYDPHKLVNRVNELLENSSDWYADYKKL; this is encoded by the coding sequence ATGCCTGAAACACAAGTAAACGAAACTCTTGAATTTAAAGCCGAGGTAAAGCAGCTTTTAGATATTTTGGTTCACTCGCTTTATACACACAAAGAAATATTCTTGCGCGAATTAATTTCAAACGCTTCAGACGCAATGGATAAATTACGGTTTGAATCAAATAAAGGAACAGAAATTACCGACAGCGGCTTGGATTTGGAAATAAATATTTCCGCGAATAAAGATAAAAAAATAATTACAATTTCAGATTCCGGAATTGGAATGACGCACGATGAAATAATTCAAAATATTGGCACTATAGCAAAATCCGGGACTTCCGACTTTCTAAAAGTTTTAAAAGAAAATAAGGAAGATTCAAGCAATATCATTGGAAGATTTGGGATTGGATTTTATTCGGTTTTTATGGTGGCAAAAGAAGTTGTTATTAAAACCAAATCTTACAAAAAAGATTCGCCGGCAATGAAATGGGTCTCCGATGGTTTAGGAACTTATTCAATTTCTGAATTGGGCGAACCAATAAAAAGAGGAACAATTATAGAAGTTCATCTAAAAGATGAAATGGATGAATTTTTGGAAAAATACAGATTAGAATCAGTTGTTAAAAAACATTCGAGTTTTATAGGTTATCCGATTAAAGTTGAAAATGAAAGAGTAAATACGGTTTCAGCTTTGTGGCGCGAACCAAAATCAAATATTAAACCTGAGCAGTATGCAGAGTTTTATAAATTTTTAACTTATGATCAAGATGAGCCGTTAACAACAATTCATAGAACAGTTGACGCACCAATCCAATTTACAAGTTTATTATTTATTCCAAAAAGGAATATGGATATTTGGGGATATAATCGTGAAGAATATGGATTGGATCTTTATGTAAGAAGAGTTTTAATTCAACATCAAAACAAAGATCTTTTGCCTGAATATTTAAACTTTGTAAAAGGAGTTGTTGATTCAGAAGATCTTCCATTAAACATTTCAAGAGAAACTTTGCAGGAAAATATAATTTTTACAAAGATTGCCGGAAGTGTAACGACTCAAATTTTATCACATCTTCAAACATTGTCCGAAAAAGAGGAAGATAAATTTAAAACGTTTTGGAAAGAGCATGGAAAAACATTTAAAATGGGTTATATGGATTTTCCAAATCATGAAAAGTTCGGCAGATTATTAAGATTCAATACATCAAAATCGAAAGATGCCGAAGAGCTGTTTAGCTTTGATCAGTATGTCGAAAGAATGAAAAATGATCAAAAAGAAATTTATTACTTAACCGGAAATTCAAGAGAATCAATTATTCTTGATCCTCAACTTGAAATTTTCAAAACAAAGGGAATTGAAGTTCTGTATTTGTATGATCCTATGGATGAATTTGTTATGGATTCATTGAGAAAATATAAGGATTTTGATCTTAAATCAACCGAACAAGCTGATGTTAAAAAGTTGAATAAATTTGAAAATGTTGAAGAAAATAAAAAAGATAAAGTTGATGAACTTTCAAAAGATGATAAAAAACATTTTTCAAGTTTGCTGAAAAAAATGAAAGACATTTTGGGTGATAGAGTAAAAGACGTAACAGAGTCGGATAGATTGAGCGGAAGTCCGATTGTACTTGTAAATCCTGAAGGCGGAATGACTTCAACAATGCAGAAGTTGATGAACATAACCGGAAAAACTTCTACTGTTCCGCAGAAAGTTATGGAAGTAAATAAAGACCATAAACTAATAAGAAATCTGTTAAAAGTTTTTAAGGCAAATGATAATGACGTATATATAACAACTGTTGTTGAACAGCTTTATGAATCATCGCTTTTACTTGAAGGATTTTTATATGATCCGCATAAATTGGTAAACAGAGTAAATGAATTATTGGAAAATTCCAGCGATTGGTATGCCGATTATAAAAAACTTTAA
- a CDS encoding S41 family peptidase, with translation MVKSIYKLFAVLSIIVLGGFVNSDSDIYFKMSKAIDIYGRVYKEVALNYVDEVNPEPFMLQGIKGMLDALDPYTVYIDEKHQKDIELITKGKYGGIGATVGLYNDKITIVDLIEGYSAQRQGIRIGDVIKKVDSVDITKENYDELGNYLKREPGTEISLTIEREGVKGDIIFNLVSEEIEIKNLTFYGFVPENSNNAYLKLSSFSRSAGDEIRKALHELKIQKDINSIILDLRGNPGGLLDAAIDVSEKFLNKGQKVVSIKGRDESKEQIFNAQEEPIAGKAKLILLVDNGSASASEIVAGAIQDHDRGVILGTKSYGKGLVQTVIPLSFNTSLKMTTARYYTPSGRCIQEIEYSNEKEIFGDNVNDDNKSFFTDNKREVHGKGGITPDTIVVNSSESHLVRSLLAKGMFFKFATNYFNTSSNVNISSSNDDNLFNAFEKYLEKEDFNYQTQSELLISELKESIKKEGYNSNLIDEVSKLDLKFDDVKKKELNKYKSDIISEIKQELSARNEGRKGRITESLKYDNQFATALEILNKNKVFNNLLSIKN, from the coding sequence ATGGTTAAAAGTATATATAAATTATTTGCTGTTTTATCTATAATTGTATTGGGCGGTTTTGTTAACAGCGATTCGGATATATATTTTAAAATGTCCAAAGCAATAGATATATACGGCAGAGTATATAAAGAGGTTGCGCTAAATTATGTAGATGAAGTTAACCCGGAACCATTTATGCTGCAAGGAATAAAAGGCATGCTCGATGCTTTAGATCCTTATACTGTTTATATTGATGAAAAACACCAAAAGGATATTGAACTTATTACCAAAGGTAAATACGGCGGTATAGGAGCTACAGTCGGGTTATATAATGATAAAATAACAATTGTTGATCTGATTGAAGGATATTCGGCACAAAGGCAGGGAATTAGAATCGGCGACGTTATTAAAAAAGTCGATTCTGTGGATATTACAAAAGAAAATTATGACGAATTGGGAAATTATTTAAAACGCGAACCCGGAACAGAAATATCATTAACTATAGAAAGAGAAGGTGTTAAAGGTGATATTATTTTTAATTTAGTCAGTGAAGAAATTGAAATAAAAAATTTAACATTTTACGGATTTGTTCCCGAAAATAGCAATAATGCTTATTTGAAACTCAGCAGTTTTTCAAGAAGCGCTGGTGATGAAATTAGAAAAGCTCTGCATGAATTAAAAATTCAGAAAGATATAAATTCTATAATATTGGATTTGCGGGGAAATCCCGGCGGACTTTTAGACGCCGCGATTGATGTTAGCGAAAAATTCCTAAATAAAGGACAAAAAGTTGTTTCCATTAAAGGCAGAGATGAATCAAAAGAACAGATTTTTAATGCGCAGGAAGAACCGATTGCCGGAAAGGCAAAATTAATTCTGCTTGTAGATAATGGATCAGCTTCAGCATCTGAAATTGTTGCAGGCGCTATTCAAGATCATGACCGCGGAGTAATTTTAGGTACAAAATCTTATGGTAAAGGATTGGTACAAACAGTAATTCCTCTTTCATTCAACACTTCTTTGAAAATGACGACAGCAAGATATTATACTCCAAGCGGAAGATGTATTCAAGAAATTGAATACTCCAATGAAAAAGAAATTTTTGGCGATAACGTAAATGATGATAATAAATCATTTTTCACGGATAATAAAAGAGAGGTTCACGGCAAAGGCGGAATTACACCTGATACTATTGTTGTAAATTCATCTGAATCTCATTTGGTAAGAAGTTTATTGGCAAAGGGTATGTTTTTTAAATTTGCCACAAACTATTTTAATACTTCTTCTAATGTTAATATCAGCAGTTCAAACGATGACAATTTATTTAACGCGTTTGAAAAATATTTGGAGAAGGAAGATTTTAATTATCAGACTCAATCGGAATTATTAATTTCGGAATTGAAAGAGTCAATAAAGAAAGAAGGATATAATTCAAATTTAATTGATGAAGTTTCAAAATTGGATCTAAAATTTGACGATGTTAAAAAGAAAGAATTGAATAAATACAAATCAGATATAATTTCGGAAATTAAACAGGAATTATCTGCTAGAAACGAAGGCAGAAAAGGCAGAATTACCGAATCATTAAAATATGATAATCAATTTGCGACAGCTTTAGAAATTTTGAATAAAAATAAAGTTTTTAATAATTTATTAAGCATTAAAAATTAA
- a CDS encoding dTMP kinase, whose amino-acid sequence MFITFEGLDFCGKSTQVKLLQEYLTSRNLQVSLIREPGGVKISEKIRNIILDRNNEEMFFETELLLFSASRAQLVREVIIPKLEEGFIVISDRFHDSSIAYQGFGRELNVNFVSDLQKFAIGNAVPDLTFFLDIPVEEVNRRKSNVQNSELDRIEISKNSFYEKVRNGYKNISENEERFITIDGLMSVEKIHEKIKVIVENLLKDKNNNG is encoded by the coding sequence ATGTTTATAACATTTGAAGGCTTGGATTTTTGCGGAAAGTCCACACAAGTTAAACTTTTACAAGAATATTTGACATCACGTAATTTACAAGTGTCTCTTATAAGAGAACCTGGTGGTGTAAAAATTTCTGAAAAGATCAGAAATATTATTCTAGATAGAAATAATGAAGAAATGTTTTTTGAAACAGAACTATTATTATTTTCGGCTAGCCGCGCACAATTAGTAAGAGAAGTAATAATACCAAAATTGGAAGAAGGATTTATAGTTATTTCCGATAGATTTCATGATTCTTCCATTGCGTACCAAGGTTTTGGAAGAGAATTAAATGTTAATTTTGTATCCGATTTGCAGAAATTTGCAATTGGAAACGCTGTTCCCGATTTAACTTTCTTTCTCGATATTCCTGTTGAAGAAGTTAACAGAAGGAAATCCAATGTTCAAAATTCAGAACTTGACAGAATTGAGATTTCAAAGAATTCATTTTATGAAAAAGTAAGAAACGGTTATAAAAATATTTCTGAAAACGAGGAACGGTTTATAACAATTGATGGTTTAATGTCAGTGGAAAAAATTCATGAAAAAATAAAAGTTATTGTAGAAAATTTACTAAAGGATAAAAATAATAATGGTTAA
- a CDS encoding YbbR-like domain-containing protein, producing the protein MKKKIITILFILTFSILLWVFVSFSGEFSITLNLPPKVLDVPENLAVSHISAKEIILSLKGQGWQLAQHTLGRDPKFLIQSPQEIGETVIPTKNMLNANTWISSTLQLAELSPEKITLKLEKKITKKVEILPVLVLSFKPGYDLVSQAKILPDSVTISGPESIVNEYSIINTAGLQLNNLEKETAVKVQLQSPEFVDCNITECKILLNVQKIVDKTFENVLVERKNIPDKYELNLSPENITVVVRGGINLLSKIKNEDINAYVRFQQALNDTTGSIEPTIELPKFTSIVDVKPKRLDYIIKKY; encoded by the coding sequence ATGAAAAAAAAGATAATAACAATTCTATTCATTTTAACTTTCTCAATTCTGCTTTGGGTTTTTGTATCATTTTCAGGGGAGTTTTCAATAACTTTAAATCTTCCGCCAAAAGTTTTAGATGTGCCCGAAAATTTAGCGGTCAGTCATATTTCAGCTAAAGAAATTATTTTAAGTTTGAAAGGACAAGGCTGGCAGCTCGCACAACATACATTAGGCAGAGATCCAAAATTTTTAATTCAATCTCCTCAGGAAATTGGTGAAACGGTTATTCCCACAAAAAATATGCTTAATGCAAATACATGGATTTCGTCTACGCTTCAATTAGCCGAACTCAGTCCTGAAAAAATTACCCTGAAGTTGGAAAAGAAAATAACTAAAAAAGTTGAAATACTTCCCGTTTTGGTTTTATCATTTAAACCGGGATACGACTTAGTTTCACAAGCTAAAATATTGCCTGATTCCGTAACTATATCAGGTCCGGAAAGTATTGTAAACGAGTATTCGATTATAAATACGGCGGGATTGCAGCTAAATAATTTAGAAAAAGAAACCGCTGTAAAAGTACAACTGCAAAGTCCGGAATTTGTTGATTGCAATATTACAGAATGTAAAATATTACTGAACGTTCAAAAAATTGTAGATAAAACTTTTGAAAATGTTTTAGTAGAGAGAAAAAATATTCCCGACAAATATGAATTAAATTTATCGCCTGAAAACATTACAGTTGTAGTTCGCGGTGGAATTAATTTGCTAAGCAAAATTAAAAATGAAGACATTAATGCATATGTTAGATTTCAGCAAGCGTTGAATGATACAACCGGCTCGATAGAGCCGACAATTGAATTGCCAAAATTCACATCTATTGTTGACGTTAAACCAAAACGTTTAGATTATATAATTAAAAAATACTGA
- a CDS encoding BMC domain-containing protein: MDQALGLIETKGLVAAIEAADAMVKAADVKIIGKEKVTGALILIKVIGETAAVKAATDAGAAAAQRVGELVSVHVIPRPDDEIDKIVMENINFTEIDNAPITDLVVNETELPETVKSENIITSEQISKSAVEVKIKPKEEKIVSASSSSSTSLKKSDSANLKELESLNVHLLRKRAREFSNFPIKGREISKANRNQLLDYFKNL, translated from the coding sequence ATGGATCAAGCATTAGGATTGATAGAAACCAAAGGATTGGTTGCCGCAATTGAAGCTGCGGACGCGATGGTTAAAGCCGCGGACGTTAAAATAATTGGGAAAGAAAAGGTTACCGGTGCCTTAATTTTAATAAAAGTAATCGGCGAAACTGCCGCAGTTAAAGCAGCAACTGATGCAGGTGCAGCCGCCGCGCAAAGAGTTGGGGAATTGGTTTCCGTACACGTTATTCCAAGACCCGACGATGAAATTGATAAAATTGTGATGGAGAATATTAATTTTACAGAAATTGATAATGCTCCAATAACAGATCTCGTAGTAAACGAAACAGAACTGCCTGAAACAGTTAAATCTGAAAATATTATAACTTCAGAGCAAATTTCCAAATCCGCAGTTGAAGTTAAAATTAAGCCAAAGGAAGAAAAAATTGTTTCAGCAAGTAGTTCCAGTTCCACATCACTTAAAAAATCAGATTCGGCAAATTTAAAAGAGTTGGAAAGTTTAAATGTTCATTTACTTAGAAAACGTGCACGAGAGTTTTCTAATTTTCCAATAAAAGGCAGAGAAATTTCTAAAGCAAATAGAAATCAGCTTTTAGATTATTTCAAAAATTTATAG
- the eutM gene encoding ethanolamine utilization microcompartment protein EutM: MTLDALGMIETKGLVGAIEAADAMVKAAKVELLGKEIIGGGYVTVMVRGDVGAVKAATDAGAAAAQRVGELVSVHVIPRPHSDVEIILPKRK; encoded by the coding sequence ATGACACTTGACGCACTTGGAATGATAGAAACAAAAGGTTTGGTTGGCGCAATTGAAGCCGCAGATGCAATGGTAAAAGCTGCTAAAGTTGAATTATTAGGAAAAGAGATTATTGGCGGTGGATATGTAACGGTAATGGTTAGAGGAGATGTTGGAGCAGTTAAAGCAGCAACCGATGCAGGTGCAGCCGCAGCGCAAAGAGTAGGCGAATTAGTTTCCGTTCATGTAATTCCAAGACCACATTCAGACGTTGAAATAATTTTACCTAAACGTAAATAA